GGGACGATACGGCCGACGTGGCCGCCCCCGCGACAGGCTTATTGAGCACCTGGTGGGACGGCACGATGGGGATCTGGTCGGGAACCTCTTTTGCCGCTCCGATCATCACCGGAGCGTTGGCGAATGCGGCGCCAGTGAGGTCTCCCAAGACGCCCAAGCAGCTCCGCACGGTGCTAAGATCGTGCACGGACAACATCAACACGTCGAACGCGGCCTATCAGAACCGGCTCGGCGGGAGGATCAACGTGCGCAATTTGGTCCGGCTCATGATGAGGTAGCCGCCAAAATCACCCATCCATACTTTTTTGTATACTTTGCCGTCAACTTTCCCACGCGCCTTTCGTAGGAAGTAGCGGCAAGGAACCCTATGTTGGACCAAGACACCCTCAGCCCCAACTTACAGACTGATTCCGGCAATCCGAAATCCGAAATCCAAAATCCGAAATCGGAAGACGATGCCCTGCTGGAGCAGTTCGCGAACCGCGAGTACAAATGGGGCTTCAGCACGGACATCGAAACCGACAGGTTCGAGCCGGGCCTGAACGAGGACGTCGTCAGGAGAATCTCCCAAATCAAGGGCGAGCCCGAATGGATGCTCGACTTCCGCCTGAAGAGCTACCGGCACTTCCTCACCATGACGGAGCCGAATTGGCACAACGTCAAGTACGAGAAGCCCGACCTGCAGGCGATCCGCTATTACGCCGCGCCGAAGAAGAAGCCCGTCCTGAACAGCCTCGACGAAGCCGACCCCGAACTGCTCCGCACCTTCGAGAAGCTGGGCATCCCGCTCAAAGAGGTCGAGGTGCTGCTCAACGTCAAAGGCGCCGCCGAAGGCCACGCGCCCGCGGATGCACGAGATGGCGAGACGCGAGAGGCGAGAGGCGATGCCGGAACCGATTCGCCTCTCGCCTCTCGCCAATCGCCCCCCCAACAAATCGCCGTCGATGCCGTGTTCGACTCAGTCTCCGTCGCCACCACCTTCAAAGCCAAGCTCGGAGAGCTCGGCATCATCTTCTGCAGCATGTCCGAAGCCGTCCGCGAGCACGGCGACCTGGTGCGCGAGTACTTGGGCTCGGTCGTCCCCTACTCCGACAACTTCTTCGCCACGCTCAACTCGGCGGTCTTCTCCGACGGCAGCTTCGTCTACATCCCCAAAGGCGTGCGCTGCCCGATGGAGCTCAGCACCTATTTCCGCATCAACGCCGAGCAGACCGGCCAGTTCGAGCGCACGCTCATCGTCGCCGACGAAGGCGCCTATGTCAGCTACCTGGAGGGCTGCACCGCCCCCATGCGCGACGAGAACCAGCTTCATGCGGCGGTCGTCGAACTGGTCGCCCTGAAGGACGCCACCGTTAAGTACAGCACCGTCCAGAACTGGTACCCCGGCGACCCCAAGACCGGCAAAGGCGGCATCTACAACTTCGTCACCAAGCGCGGCAAGTGCGCCGGCAAAGGGAGCAAGATCACCTGGACCCAGGTCGAGACCGGCAGCGCCGTCACCTGGAAATACCCCAGCGTGCTGCTGATCGGCGACGACAGCATCGGCGAGTTCTACAGCGTCGCGCTCACGGCCAACTTCCAGCAGGCCGACACCGGCACCAAGATGGTGCACATCGGCAAGAACACGAAGTCGACCATCGTGAGCAAGGGCATCTCGGCGGGCTTCGGCCAGAACACCTATCGCGGCCAGGTGCGCATCCAGCCCGGCGCGGACAACGCCCGCAACTACAGCCAGTGCGACAGCATGCTCATGGGCGACAAGTGCGGCGCGCACACCTTCCCGTATATCGAGGTCAAGAACCCGACGGCGACGGTCGAGCACGAGGCCAGCACCAGCAAGATCGGCGAAGACCAGATCTTCTACTGCAACCAGCGCGGCATCCCCACCGAAGACGCGGTGAACATGATCGTGAGTGGATTCTGTAAGGAAGTGTTCAGAGAGCTTCCCATGGAGTTCGCGGTTGAGGCGCAGAAGCTGCTTGGCGTTTCGCTTGAAGGCAGCGTAGGATAGCATCGGGGGCGGAAGCTGTGGAAGAGTCTGAATTCCATGCCTTGATAGAGGGGCTCAAGTGTTCCCAAACCGCAAAACGCCGTTCAGCTGCAATCAAACTTCGCAAGGTCGGATTGCCCGAAGCTGGGCCTGCATTACTCGATGCTCTTGAGGCTGAAATCCGCAAGAAGGTCACTTGGGAGACTCAATACCAGCTCTTAAGAGCTTTGGGAGAGTGCGATTACAGGCCAGCGCTATCGCGAATTCTTGAGATTGCTTCGGACCCGGAACGGAAAACGCTAGAGCTTTCGGCTGCCGGTATGTCAATCGTGCGGCTTGCACGAAAAGACGATAACGATCCAGAGCCAATCTTGGCAATCCTGCGCAGCAACTATCACTGGCTAGTGAAGTCCGGCGCAACGTGCGCAACTGCGATGCTGAAGATGAGATTCACTGAAGAAATAGCAGCCAGCATTCTGAGTATTGCTCCCAACCGCGATGAAGGCGACTGGTACTTTCTTGCGATTGCATGCGCCGGGTGGAGCGGCCCCGCTGTCGGTCGATTTCTCGAAACATGCGAGCAGAGCAGACTGGGATTTGTCCGGGAGGCCGCCCTACTCGCTCGAGCTGGGAAGTACAAGAGAATAAGTATCCTTTGAAACGCAATCTACTGCTTGCGGGATGGTTTCTCAAGAGACGCGGTGAACATGATCGTCTCCGGCTTCTGCAAAGAGGCATTCGGCGAGCCGCCGATGGAGGTCGCGGTCGAGGCGCAGAAGCTGTTTGGGGGTGAGCTTGGAGGGGAGTGTAGGCTAAACTTGTTACCATGATGAAGCGCGAGGGCGAATGGTGGTATCAGGCGCGGGCCATCGGCGACGATGGCCGGAGCTTCGATGTCGCCTTTTGGCAAGCCCAGGGGTCAACCGCCATCTTCGACGCCGCTTGGCAAATGGTGCTCGATTCGGTCACGATCAAGGGCGGGAATCCCGATGAACTCCGACTTCTAAGATCTCCTGTCGTTGTTGAATCAATACGGCGCTAGGTACCTGATTGTTGGCGGCTACGCCGTCATGCTCTACACCGAGCCCCGGTACACGAAGGACCTCGACCTTGCCATCAGCACCCAGGCGGAAGACGTCGAGGCCCTCCGAAAAGCGCTCGAGGCCTTTGGCTTCCCGATGTCCGATGAAGCGGCGGCAGAGCTTGCCAAGCCGAACAAGATGATTTCCATTGACCGTCCGCCATCGAGAATTGACATCCTCAATCAAATCTCCGGGATCGAATTTGATCGGGCTTGGGAACGGAGAACTACGGTGGACATTGGAGGAGTTGATGCCTCATTTGTCTCACGCGAGGGCCTCTTGGCTTCAAAGCGTGCTGCCGGACGGCCACAAGATCTCCTCGACTTGACCCGACTTGAGGAGACCTCTGGCTAGGTGTCAGCGAAGGCGCAGAAGTTGTTGGGGGTGAGGTTGCGGGGGGAGTAATGGATAGGGCTGAGTACCGCCGGATTCTCCTTGAAGTCGATCGAATCCTCCTTGAGGACTGGGATCCCCTCGACGTCAGGGAAGAGCCGGATGCCTATGACGAGTACACGAACTATGCGCCCTTGGTCATTCGACGCCTAATGGACGGGTGCTCTCAAGAGCAGATTTGCGAACTCCTGGCCCATATTGAACTGGATTGGATGGGCCTGCAAGGCTCCGCTGAACGGCGCTCCATCGCCGCAAAGAAGCTCTTGGCAGTCAGGTTGGAGTAGAAACCGTTTCGGCAGTCGTTACCGGGGGACCAACGGGCCGTAAGTTGAAAGCGAAGGCTGAAGGCCTGGGTCCGGATAGCCATTTGCGATCCAGCCCTGTATGGGCGACAGTCGACTTCTCAAGTGTCATGCGCGCCTCGCCTCCAAATCTCGGTTTTACTACCACAATAGAACGTGCTCCGTTTCCGCAAACCAGCAAGCGCCAATAAGCAAGAGGCCGAGCGCTTGCTTGATGAGGGCCATGAGGCGCTAGAAACACTTAACTTCAAACGA
This genomic stretch from Armatimonadota bacterium harbors:
- the sufB gene encoding Fe-S cluster assembly protein SufB, whose amino-acid sequence is MLDQDTLSPNLQTDSGNPKSEIQNPKSEDDALLEQFANREYKWGFSTDIETDRFEPGLNEDVVRRISQIKGEPEWMLDFRLKSYRHFLTMTEPNWHNVKYEKPDLQAIRYYAAPKKKPVLNSLDEADPELLRTFEKLGIPLKEVEVLLNVKGAAEGHAPADARDGETREARGDAGTDSPLASRQSPPQQIAVDAVFDSVSVATTFKAKLGELGIIFCSMSEAVREHGDLVREYLGSVVPYSDNFFATLNSAVFSDGSFVYIPKGVRCPMELSTYFRINAEQTGQFERTLIVADEGAYVSYLEGCTAPMRDENQLHAAVVELVALKDATVKYSTVQNWYPGDPKTGKGGIYNFVTKRGKCAGKGSKITWTQVETGSAVTWKYPSVLLIGDDSIGEFYSVALTANFQQADTGTKMVHIGKNTKSTIVSKGISAGFGQNTYRGQVRIQPGADNARNYSQCDSMLMGDKCGAHTFPYIEVKNPTATVEHEASTSKIGEDQIFYCNQRGIPTEDAVNMIVSGFCKEVFRELPMEFAVEAQKLLGVSLEGSVG
- a CDS encoding nucleotidyltransferase codes for the protein MLNQYGARYLIVGGYAVMLYTEPRYTKDLDLAISTQAEDVEALRKALEAFGFPMSDEAAAELAKPNKMISIDRPPSRIDILNQISGIEFDRAWERRTTVDIGGVDASFVSREGLLASKRAAGRPQDLLDLTRLEETSG